TCACGAAGTACGACGAGGATGCCTGGTTCAAGGAGGCCGTGGGTTTCACTACGGTGGACACATCCGGTGGCGGGGACACAGTGCCGGGGACCGAGATGCGGTGGGTGTGGAAGGACAACTACAAAGAAAGCCACTGGTTCAAGTTCCAGGAGGCAGTCAAGGCGCACCAGGCATACGTGTTGACGAACATCGTGCGCCCCATATACGCGACGATGGAGCAGACGACGTGGTAGATATTTTCTTCGGGCTCCCTTGGTCACTCCAGCTTAGCTCCTCGTTATACCAGATGAGACGGAGTAAGTGATGGCCCCCTACCATTCGCATGGCTTCATTGGTCAGCAAATACACTCCTGGGTCAAGGCAACCAAAAGGACGCACAAGCCATTATTTGAATTGGCCGAGAGAATCAATGCTGACTGTTACCAGAGTCTTGGAAGCGTAACGATAGACAGCGGCAGTTTGCGACAGACCCTGATCGCATGTTTATTTGCGCGATGTCTGGAGCTATTTCAAGCTTCATACATACTGGTTTCACACGGCATGTCGCCTTCGGGCAGCGTTACGCTCAGAGCCCTCTTGGAGGCTACGTTTGTCTTATGCGCTACGGCAAAAGACGATGCCGCCCTCGAAGCGTACGTAATAGACGGGGAAAGGGAAAAACTACGGGTCGCAAG
This Syntrophorhabdaceae bacterium DNA region includes the following protein-coding sequences:
- a CDS encoding DUF5677 domain-containing protein, translating into MAPYHSHGFIGQQIHSWVKATKRTHKPLFELAERINADCYQSLGSVTIDSGSLRQTLIACLFARCLELFQASYILVSHGMSPSGSVTLRALLEATFVLCATAKDDAALEAYVIDGEREKLRVARKLLADKDSTLSEDRLDVIRGIQNELDEKMKEQKIMKFSTEDFAIKAGLHSWYLTAYAKTSWAVHTTIRDMERHIVLDDEEKLKSITCTSQYLR